A region of Paenibacillus sp. 37 DNA encodes the following proteins:
- a CDS encoding oxidoreductase — MKKHFNAYVVRKEEQGGVKAAIEQLKKEDLPNGDVTVQVQYSSVNYKDGLATLEKGGVVREYPMVPGIDLAGTVEESVSGRFAPGDRVISTGFEPGVSHYGGYSEYARLRSEWLVPLPLGLSEKEAMAIGTAGFTAALSVDALLQAGVTPEMGKVLVTGATGGVGSMAVAILAKLGFEVTASTGKKEREEPLLRNLGASEVITREEADAPAKGAMGKQLWAGVVDPTGGPALAERLKQIQYGGAVAVSGLTGGAAFESTVLPFILRGIQLIGIDSVYCPMERRERVWKLLGGEWKPERALELGIREISLDQLPHTLETILQGGAVGRTVVNTISDLPSA; from the coding sequence ATGAAAAAACATTTTAACGCATATGTTGTCCGTAAAGAAGAACAGGGAGGAGTGAAAGCTGCTATAGAGCAACTGAAGAAGGAAGATCTGCCAAATGGAGATGTAACGGTACAGGTGCAATATTCCAGTGTCAATTATAAAGACGGACTCGCGACTCTTGAAAAGGGTGGTGTCGTTCGTGAGTACCCGATGGTACCGGGAATTGATCTGGCCGGAACGGTAGAGGAGTCGGTCAGTGGACGTTTTGCACCAGGAGATCGGGTGATCAGTACAGGATTTGAACCTGGCGTATCCCATTACGGAGGGTACAGCGAGTATGCTCGTCTGCGCAGTGAATGGCTGGTGCCTCTGCCACTGGGTCTCAGTGAGAAAGAAGCCATGGCAATTGGAACCGCAGGATTTACGGCTGCACTTTCGGTAGATGCGCTGTTACAGGCTGGAGTGACACCGGAGATGGGCAAGGTTCTGGTTACGGGTGCAACGGGTGGCGTTGGCAGTATGGCAGTTGCCATTCTGGCGAAACTTGGCTTTGAAGTAACAGCCAGCACAGGCAAGAAGGAGCGGGAGGAGCCCTTGCTTCGAAACTTGGGGGCCTCAGAGGTTATTACTCGTGAAGAAGCCGATGCTCCAGCTAAAGGAGCCATGGGTAAACAGCTATGGGCGGGAGTGGTTGATCCAACAGGAGGCCCGGCTCTCGCGGAGCGATTGAAACAGATTCAATACGGAGGAGCGGTTGCGGTATCCGGGTTAACTGGAGGCGCAGCTTTTGAATCGACGGTACTTCCATTTATTTTGCGTGGCATCCAGCTTATTGGTATAGACTCTGTATATTGTCCGATGGAACGTCGGGAACGGGTATGGAAACTGCTCGGCGGAGAATGGAAACCGGAGCGCGCGCTGGAACTGGGAATCCGCGAAATTTCTCTGGACCAGTTGCCTCATACGCTTGAGACGATACTCCAAGGCGGTGCGGTAGGTCGGACTGTGGTCAATACAATATCAGATCTGCCATCCGCATAA
- a CDS encoding CobW family GTP-binding protein — MNETILKEQSIPVYILSGFLGSGKTTLLVQLIEHWQQQGLRPAVVMNELGEVNLDGQIVDSTVPMTEMLGGCICCTVRGDLGLQLADLVQEESPDVIVIEATGAANPMEILDAVTETSLYMRLELKSLITVVDAAHLSGLYQEQKGQTFKLMQEQIRCASVLLLNKTDRVSAQELKDLEQLLAKWNGFAPVIPTVKCEVEMDLLLRSGADVHVRDSASEAGKPAHQEHHVHTETCGTHGCNHGHEHTDHTVQGDDTNTDASHSPVHAHSHEHSAPHASHEHVMVYTHYFSQPVNSEAFEQFVSALPRDVYRAKGILSFSDTASRFWFQYAYRESDYMKITPQGDVPNVAVFIGEHFDQTVIRDQLLELEAIK, encoded by the coding sequence ATGAATGAAACAATTTTAAAAGAACAATCCATACCTGTATATATACTTTCAGGTTTTTTGGGAAGTGGAAAAACAACACTGCTTGTTCAGTTGATCGAACATTGGCAACAGCAGGGTTTGCGTCCCGCAGTGGTTATGAATGAGTTAGGCGAAGTCAATCTGGATGGTCAGATTGTGGATTCCACCGTTCCGATGACCGAGATGTTAGGTGGCTGTATCTGTTGTACCGTACGTGGTGACTTGGGATTGCAACTTGCTGATCTCGTTCAAGAGGAATCACCGGATGTGATCGTTATTGAAGCAACCGGTGCGGCAAATCCAATGGAGATTCTGGATGCGGTAACGGAAACCTCGCTCTACATGCGACTGGAACTGAAAAGTCTCATTACCGTTGTGGATGCGGCACATCTATCTGGTTTGTATCAGGAGCAGAAGGGGCAGACCTTTAAACTGATGCAGGAGCAGATTCGCTGTGCGTCTGTGCTTCTCTTGAACAAAACGGATCGGGTGAGCGCACAGGAACTGAAGGATCTGGAACAGCTTTTGGCAAAATGGAATGGCTTCGCACCTGTAATCCCTACAGTCAAATGTGAGGTGGAGATGGATCTGTTGCTTCGCAGTGGGGCAGACGTGCATGTACGTGATTCAGCTTCTGAAGCAGGTAAGCCAGCTCACCAAGAGCATCATGTGCATACGGAAACCTGTGGTACACATGGCTGCAATCATGGACATGAACATACTGATCATACAGTCCAAGGCGATGATACGAATACTGACGCATCCCATAGCCCTGTCCATGCCCACAGTCACGAGCATTCCGCTCCTCATGCATCACATGAACATGTCATGGTATATACGCATTATTTCAGTCAACCGGTGAACAGCGAGGCGTTTGAACAGTTTGTATCTGCTTTGCCACGAGACGTGTATCGAGCAAAAGGCATTTTATCGTTTAGTGACACGGCGAGTCGCTTCTGGTTCCAGTATGCCTACCGTGAATCGGACTACATGAAGATCACACCTCAGGGAGATGTCCCTAATGTTGCTGTGTTTATAGGTGAACATTTTGACCAAACTGTCATTCGTGACCAATTACTGGAATTGGAAGCGATAAAGTAG
- a CDS encoding molybdenum cofactor biosynthesis protein B, protein MTNSVEQHRQEAPTTVSCMIVTVSDTRTKDTDTSGQLMHQLLSEAGYQIVEYIITPDETENIRSILQDAAVRDDIEAVLLSGGTGIAPRDTTYEAVSSLLDKELPGFGEIFRFLSYTEDIGSAAILSRAVAGTIGRTAVFSMPGSKGAVKLAMEKLILPELRHVMREIYKPV, encoded by the coding sequence ATGACTAATTCAGTGGAACAACATCGCCAGGAAGCTCCGACCACGGTATCGTGCATGATAGTTACAGTGTCGGACACACGCACCAAAGACACCGATACCAGTGGCCAGCTCATGCACCAGCTTCTGAGTGAAGCGGGTTATCAGATTGTTGAATACATCATCACTCCAGATGAAACGGAGAACATTCGAAGCATCCTGCAAGATGCAGCTGTTCGTGATGATATCGAAGCCGTGCTGCTCAGCGGGGGAACAGGAATTGCACCCCGAGATACAACCTACGAAGCGGTATCCTCGCTACTCGACAAGGAACTTCCGGGCTTTGGTGAGATCTTCCGTTTTCTCAGTTACACCGAGGATATCGGTTCCGCTGCCATCCTGAGCAGAGCCGTCGCCGGAACGATTGGACGCACAGCCGTCTTCTCCATGCCGGGCTCCAAAGGAGCTGTCAAATTGGCCATGGAAAAACTCATTTTGCCTGAGCTGCGGCATGTGATGCGTGAAATATATAAACCCGTCTGA
- a CDS encoding nicotinate phosphoribosyltransferase: protein MQTTSLALHTDKYQINMMYAHWVNGTHKRKAVFEAYFRKLPFGNGYAVFAGLERIVNYISQLRFTMDDIKFLSKQEENYDPVFLEELLQFSFQGTIHSMKEGAIVFPDEPLIRVEGSIMETQLVETAILNFMNYQTLIATKASRIKQVAQQDTLLEFGTRRAQEADAAIWGARASYVAGFHATSNMLAGERFGIPTAGTHAHSWVQSFMSEQEAFDVYAKVLPDQVTLLVDTFDTLNSGVPHAIKTAKKLESQGKKMNAIRLDSGDLAYLSIQARQMLDEAGLDYVKIVASNDLDENTIFNLKAQGARIDTWGVGTQLITASDQPSLGGVYKLVEREVDGAMLPTIKISANPEKVSTPGKKEVFRIIDPKHGKAIADYICYPDEEQPLQGGPLKLFNPLHPYLKKTVTRYEAVNMLEPIFVNGRKVYELPNLDEIRAYHREQMNLFWPEYQRKLNPEIYRVNISPAAWNMKQKLIAEHVKSTEE, encoded by the coding sequence ATGCAGACAACTAGCCTGGCTTTACATACGGATAAATATCAGATCAATATGATGTACGCCCATTGGGTGAATGGTACTCACAAGCGGAAGGCGGTATTTGAAGCCTATTTCCGTAAGCTTCCTTTTGGCAACGGATATGCGGTATTTGCCGGATTAGAACGGATTGTGAACTACATCAGCCAGCTTCGGTTTACGATGGACGACATCAAATTTTTATCCAAACAAGAGGAAAATTACGATCCGGTCTTTCTGGAAGAGTTGCTCCAGTTTTCATTTCAGGGGACGATTCATTCCATGAAGGAGGGCGCAATTGTTTTCCCTGACGAACCGCTCATTCGGGTAGAAGGCTCCATTATGGAGACACAATTGGTGGAGACGGCGATACTTAACTTCATGAATTATCAGACGTTGATTGCAACCAAGGCTTCGCGGATCAAACAGGTGGCACAACAGGATACGTTGCTCGAATTCGGTACACGGCGTGCACAGGAAGCGGATGCTGCCATCTGGGGCGCACGAGCTTCGTATGTAGCAGGCTTCCATGCAACGTCCAACATGCTGGCCGGAGAGCGCTTCGGAATCCCAACAGCAGGTACACACGCCCATTCCTGGGTACAGAGCTTTATGAGTGAGCAGGAGGCGTTTGACGTGTATGCCAAAGTGTTGCCTGATCAGGTTACGCTGCTGGTTGATACCTTTGACACGTTGAACAGTGGAGTACCTCACGCCATCAAGACAGCCAAGAAGTTGGAGAGCCAAGGCAAAAAGATGAACGCGATTCGTCTGGACAGCGGTGACCTTGCGTACTTGTCGATTCAGGCGCGTCAGATGCTGGATGAGGCTGGGCTGGATTATGTGAAAATTGTAGCATCCAATGATTTGGATGAAAATACGATTTTCAACCTGAAAGCTCAAGGAGCACGGATAGATACATGGGGTGTTGGTACACAGTTGATTACGGCTTCTGACCAGCCATCTTTGGGTGGAGTGTACAAATTGGTGGAACGTGAAGTGGACGGTGCCATGCTGCCTACGATCAAAATATCTGCCAATCCTGAAAAGGTGTCCACTCCAGGTAAAAAGGAAGTGTTCCGGATCATTGATCCGAAACATGGCAAAGCGATTGCAGATTATATCTGCTATCCAGATGAAGAGCAGCCGCTACAGGGCGGACCGCTCAAGCTGTTCAACCCGCTACACCCTTACCTGAAAAAGACGGTTACCCGCTACGAAGCGGTCAATATGCTGGAGCCAATCTTTGTGAATGGACGCAAAGTGTATGAACTGCCTAATCTGGATGAGATTCGGGCGTACCACCGGGAACAGATGAACCTCTTCTGGCCGGAATACCAACGGAAACTGAACCCGGAGATCTACCGTGTGAACATCAGCCCTGCGGCATGGAATATGAAGCAGAAGCTCATTGCGGAACATGTGAAATCCACAGAGGAATGA
- a CDS encoding cysteine hydrolase family protein: MKALIVIDFTKDFVTGSLPVGQPAVEIEETIAAVTEAYCKNKHEVIMAVDLHEENDPYHPETVLFPPHNIRNTEGRQLYGRLAQVMEERKTDIRWMDKTRYSAFCGTDLELRLRARGITDIALIGVCTDICILHTAVDAYNKGFHITVYEDAVASFNPAGHEWALGHFRSSLGASVVKASETVLA, translated from the coding sequence ATGAAAGCACTGATTGTCATTGATTTTACGAAGGATTTTGTGACAGGTTCTTTGCCTGTAGGTCAGCCGGCAGTAGAGATCGAAGAGACGATTGCAGCTGTAACCGAGGCCTATTGTAAGAACAAACATGAGGTAATCATGGCTGTGGATCTGCACGAAGAAAATGATCCGTACCACCCGGAGACTGTACTTTTCCCACCTCATAACATCAGAAATACGGAGGGAAGACAGTTATATGGACGTCTTGCCCAAGTGATGGAAGAACGAAAAACCGATATTCGGTGGATGGATAAGACGAGATATAGTGCATTCTGTGGGACCGATCTGGAACTCAGACTGCGTGCACGTGGTATTACGGATATTGCACTGATTGGGGTATGTACGGATATTTGTATATTGCATACCGCAGTGGATGCTTACAATAAAGGTTTTCATATTACGGTATATGAAGATGCTGTTGCCAGCTTTAATCCGGCAGGACATGAATGGGCGCTAGGACATTTTCGTTCCAGCCTGGGTGCTTCGGTGGTTAAGGCGAGTGAGACAGTCCTTGCGTAA